A genomic stretch from Spiroplasma endosymbiont of Clivina fossor includes:
- a CDS encoding transposase — protein sequence MIQISLLGQSSKTISRFIKTTLKTAWYNRQKLMKSKQLENTQLKFKKLSGKIQIDETFIKEIHKGNFKYKTDPRRIHLDPFATNTKCCIQMAIDNNNNIYVKSTNTKRLQKQWVIENMNKELINENSIITSDMQKLYFLVAKQTNSTLCVTKTTINPEASYRNLNKISKLQSSLKEALIHYHGLGFTNIQNYLNLWKWKYQHKGLTPNQQTAVLYFNV from the coding sequence TTGATTCAAATTTCATTGCTGGGGCAATCTAGTAAAACAATTTCTCGTTTTATTAAAACTACATTAAAAACTGCTTGATATAATCGTCAAAAATTAATGAAATCAAAACAATTAGAAAATACCCAATTAAAATTTAAAAAATTATCTGGTAAAATCCAAATCGATGAAACATTTATTAAAGAAATTCATAAAGGAAATTTCAAATATAAAACTGATCCACGAAGAATTCACCTTGACCCATTCGCAACTAATACTAAATGCTGTATTCAAATGGCAATTGATAATAATAACAATATTTATGTTAAATCCACAAACACCAAACGTTTACAAAAACAATGAGTTATTGAAAATATGAACAAAGAATTAATTAACGAAAATTCAATTATTACTTCTGATATGCAAAAATTATATTTTTTAGTAGCAAAACAAACAAATTCTACTTTATGTGTAACTAAAACAACAATTAATCCTGAAGCTAGTTATCGTAACTTAAATAAAATCAGTAAATTACAATCTAGTCTTAAAGAAGCCTTAATTCATTATCATGGTTTAGGTTTTACTAATATTCAAAATTATTTAAATCTCTGAAAATGAAAATACCAACATAAGGGTTTAACTCCAAACCAACAAACAGCGGTATTATATTTTAATGTATAA
- the hpf gene encoding ribosome hibernation-promoting factor, HPF/YfiA family translates to MQFVIRGKNIEVTEAIRERIINSLEKISKYKIINLDDTIHVEVRTYKENLSRVRVALDLKGKSNHLQAEGQHIDLYVAIDEVRHKLEEQLRRMKDRWIPRGKEKFTKVEFPVDLTLDEDI, encoded by the coding sequence ATGCAATTCGTTATTCGTGGTAAAAATATTGAAGTAACTGAGGCGATTCGTGAACGCATTATTAATAGTTTAGAAAAAATTAGTAAATATAAAATTATTAATCTTGATGATACCATTCATGTTGAAGTAAGAACTTATAAAGAAAATTTAAGTCGAGTTCGTGTTGCTCTTGATTTAAAAGGAAAGAGTAATCATTTACAAGCTGAAGGTCAGCATATTGATTTATATGTTGCCATTGATGAGGTGCGTCATAAGTTAGAAGAACAATTACGAAGAATGAAGGACCGTTGAATTCCACGGGGTAAAGAAAAATTTACGAAAGTAGAATTTCCGGTTGATTTAACATTAGATGAGGATATCTAA
- a CDS encoding transposase family protein gives MKTQVIIEKDSKKIISSDFSYGKNHDFKILKDSKIKFLPETTVLVDLGYQGIQKINHNVLIPKRKSKKNPLNKEEKQNNERISKMRIVIENVFAILKKFKIISEKYRNRRKRFALRFNLIASIYNLQLLV, from the coding sequence ATAAAAACACAAGTTATAATTGAAAAAGATAGTAAAAAAATTATTAGTTCTGATTTTTCTTATGGTAAAAACCATGACTTTAAAATTTTAAAAGATTCAAAAATTAAATTTTTACCAGAAACAACTGTTTTAGTGGATTTAGGTTATCAAGGCATACAAAAAATTAATCATAATGTTTTAATTCCTAAAAGAAAATCAAAGAAAAACCCTTTAAATAAAGAAGAAAAGCAAAATAATGAGCGAATTTCAAAAATGAGAATTGTTATTGAAAATGTTTTTGCTATACTTAAAAAATTTAAAATTATTAGTGAAAAATATCGAAATCGTAGAAAAAGATTTGCTTTAAGATTTAATTTAATAGCTTCAATTTATAATTTACAACTATTAGTTTAA
- a CDS encoding transposase family protein: MKFKKNNQISDKNFLRLTGIKHTTFNKMLEILKIEELKKRFRRGRTNKLSLENRILMTLEYWREYRTYFHIAKSYDISESSCYRNIKWIEDTLIKHPNFQQLTGQKSLLKDYFKDKTVIIDVTESQIQRPKKDKNSTTQEKRKNTQ; encoded by the coding sequence ATGAAATTTAAAAAAAATAATCAAATAAGTGATAAAAATTTTTTAAGATTAACTGGTATTAAACATACTACTTTTAATAAAATGCTAGAAATTTTAAAAATAGAAGAATTAAAAAAGAGATTTCGTCGCGGAAGAACCAATAAATTATCATTAGAAAATCGTATTTTAATGACTTTAGAATATTGAAGAGAATATAGAACTTATTTTCATATTGCAAAAAGTTATGATATTAGTGAAAGTAGTTGTTATAGAAATATCAAATGAATTGAAGACACTTTAATAAAACACCCTAATTTTCAACAACTTACTGGTCAAAAATCACTATTAAAAGATTATTTCAAAGATAAGACTGTTATAATTGATGTAACTGAAAGCCAAATCCAACGCCCAAAAAAAGACAAAAACAGCACTACTCAGGAAAAAAGAAAAAACACACAATAA
- a CDS encoding transposase: MIQISLLGQSSKTISRFIKTTLKTAWYNRQKLMKSKQLENTQLKFKKLSGKIQIDETFIKEIHKGNFKYKTDPRRIHLDPFATNTKCCIQMAIDNNNNIYVKSTNTKRLQKQWVIENMNKELINENSIITSDMQKLYFLVAKQTNSTLCVTKTTINPEASYRNLNKISKLQSSLKEALIHYHGLGFTNIQNYLNLWKWKYQHKGLTPNQQTAVLYFNRLLAKLIW, translated from the coding sequence TTGATTCAAATTTCATTGCTGGGGCAATCTAGTAAAACAATTTCTCGTTTTATTAAAACTACATTAAAAACTGCTTGATATAATCGTCAAAAATTAATGAAATCAAAACAATTAGAAAATACCCAATTAAAATTTAAAAAATTATCTGGTAAAATCCAAATCGATGAAACATTTATTAAAGAAATCCATAAAGGAAATTTCAAATATAAAACTGATCCACGAAGAATTCACCTTGACCCATTCGCAACTAATACTAAATGCTGTATTCAAATGGCAATTGATAATAATAACAATATTTATGTTAAATCCACAAACACCAAACGTTTACAAAAACAATGAGTTATTGAAAATATGAACAAAGAATTAATTAACGAAAATTCAATTATTACTTCTGATATGCAAAAATTATATTTTTTAGTAGCAAAACAAACAAATTCTACTTTATGTGTAACTAAAACAACAATTAATCCTGAAGCTAGTTATCGTAACTTAAATAAAATCAGTAAATTACAATCTAGTCTTAAAGAAGCCTTAATTCATTATCATGGTTTAGGTTTTACTAATATTCAAAATTATTTAAATCTCTGAAAATGAAAATACCAACATAAGGGTTTAACTCCAAACCAACAAACAGCGGTATTATATTTTAATAGACTTCTTGCAAAATTAATATGATAA
- a CDS encoding IS1/IS1595 family N-terminal zinc-binding domain-containing protein, translating to MEKIIQELVNTLTDDQFLEFYEKVKQQAELIKKQKRLNEIDQKFRAHGIKCPKCESYHCVKNGHNSEGKQKYLCKNCRASFDAFRNHFIYWSHLNYEQWNLLIQISLLGQSSKTISRFIKTTLKTAWYNRQKLMKSKQLENTQLKFKKLSGKIQIDETFIKEIHKGNFKYKTDPRRIHLDPFATNTKCCIQMAIDNNNNIYVKSTNTKRLQKQWIIENMNKELINENSIITSDMQKLYFLVAKQTNSTLCVTKTTINPEASYRNLNKISKLQSSLKEALIHYHGLGFTNIQNYLNLWKWKYQHKGLTPNQQTAVLYFNV from the coding sequence ATGGAAAAAATAATTCAAGAACTAGTAAATACTTTAACAGATGATCAATTTTTAGAATTTTATGAAAAAGTCAAACAACAAGCAGAATTAATAAAAAAACAAAAACGTTTAAATGAAATTGATCAAAAATTTAGAGCGCACGGTATTAAATGCCCTAAATGTGAATCTTACCATTGCGTTAAAAATGGACATAATTCAGAAGGAAAACAAAAATATTTATGTAAAAATTGCCGTGCAAGTTTTGACGCTTTTCGTAATCATTTTATTTATTGAAGTCATTTAAATTATGAACAATGAAATTTATTGATTCAAATTTCATTGCTGGGGCAATCTAGTAAAACAATTTCTCGTTTTATTAAAACTACATTAAAAACTGCTTGATATAATCGTCAAAAATTAATGAAATCAAAACAATTAGAAAATACCCAATTAAAATTTAAAAAATTATCTGGTAAAATCCAAATCGATGAAACATTTATTAAAGAAATCCATAAAGGAAATTTCAAATATAAAACTGATCCACGAAGAATTCACCTTGACCCATTCGCAACTAATACTAAATGCTGTATTCAAATGGCAATTGATAATAATAACAATATTTATGTTAAATCCACAAACACCAAACGTTTACAAAAACAATGAATTATTGAAAATATGAACAAAGAATTAATTAACGAAAATTCAATTATTACTTCTGATATGCAAAAATTATATTTTTTAGTAGCAAAACAAACAAATTCTACTTTATGTGTAACTAAAACAACAATTAATCCTGAAGCTAGTTATCGTAACTTAAATAAAATCAGTAAATTACAATCTAGTCTTAAAGAAGCCTTAATTCATTATCATGGTTTAGGTTTTACTAATATTCAAAATTATTTAAATCTCTGAAAATGAAAATACCAACATAAGGGTTTAACTCCAAACCAACAAACAGCGGTATTATATTTTAATGTATAA
- a CDS encoding DDE-type integrase/transposase/recombinase, which translates to MKYIISQADLADLKAKIQSWLSANCPNSYYYKTKKRITAYLNLCTYFYIEETILTKFIKKYFKNATKTFYRWAQKIMTAYYSDNLDLLLFKTTKPQNLNYQYSLNSREKVCDLYFDYKNLQAGGMWSLFNNLKIGFHDVKNSEVPKNIKTFYRWIKSDPRWKELKQQIKQTKHYFKRYEVSEIGLLQMDAKIITTSNFPVDKKYYIYDFIDEMTRIVFGYVYDSSGTNNAINAVQRAIKDFGELGITIKRLRTDNAPEFITTNWSNKKSYKVKERPFTTFLSRNGIVHETTPIRSPQSNGKIERFHQHYSKLFYAKDKKLNQNELQHYLNKYYYFYNFERRHSALNTKTPFQTLRGF; encoded by the coding sequence ATGAAATATATTATTTCTCAAGCTGATTTAGCGGATTTAAAAGCAAAAATCCAAAGTTGACTAAGTGCTAATTGCCCTAATTCTTATTACTATAAAACTAAAAAACGCATTACTGCATATTTAAATTTATGTACTTATTTTTATATTGAAGAAACTATTTTAACAAAATTTATTAAAAAATATTTTAAGAATGCAACGAAAACTTTTTATCGTTGGGCACAAAAAATTATGACTGCTTATTATTCTGACAATTTAGATTTGTTATTGTTTAAAACTACAAAACCACAAAATCTTAATTATCAATATAGTTTAAATTCTCGCGAAAAAGTATGTGATTTATATTTTGATTACAAAAATCTTCAAGCTGGCGGAATGTGGTCTTTATTTAACAATTTAAAAATCGGTTTTCATGATGTTAAAAATTCAGAAGTTCCAAAAAATATCAAAACCTTTTATCGCTGAATTAAATCCGACCCTCGTTGAAAAGAATTAAAACAACAAATCAAACAAACAAAACACTATTTTAAGCGTTATGAAGTCTCCGAGATTGGTCTTTTACAAATGGATGCCAAAATCATTACTACATCAAATTTTCCGGTTGATAAAAAATATTACATTTATGATTTCATTGACGAAATGACACGCATAGTATTTGGTTATGTTTATGATAGTTCAGGAACCAATAACGCCATTAACGCTGTACAAAGAGCAATAAAAGATTTTGGCGAACTTGGCATAACCATTAAACGCCTTCGCACTGACAATGCTCCTGAATTTATTACTACTAACTGAAGTAATAAAAAATCGTACAAAGTAAAAGAAAGACCTTTTACAACCTTTCTTTCGAGGAACGGAATCGTTCACGAAACCACGCCGATTCGCTCACCACAATCAAATGGAAAGATAGAACGATTCCATCAACATTATAGCAAATTATTTTATGCTAAGGATAAAAAATTAAATCAAAATGAGCTTCAACATTATTTAAACAAATATTATTACTTTTATAATTTTGAACGCCGTCACTCGGCATTAAATACTAAAACTCCTTTTCAAACATTACGAGGTTTTTAA
- a CDS encoding transposase family protein, which translates to MLDKYKDENEFYSLIGIKYKTFMKMVEILKEGEAKQKQIGGRPNKLSIEQRLLMTLEYWKEYSTYRIIAKKYNISHVSCIRNIFWVENTLIKNSHFHIPGKKILLENKGTTNNLLAIDATEIPIERIKKN; encoded by the coding sequence ATGTTAGATAAATACAAAGACGAAAACGAATTTTATAGTTTAATAGGCATAAAATATAAAACTTTCATGAAAATGGTAGAAATTTTAAAAGAAGGTGAAGCTAAACAAAAACAAATTGGTGGTAGACCAAATAAATTATCAATAGAGCAAAGATTACTTATGACTTTAGAATACTGAAAAGAATATAGTACATATCGTATTATTGCAAAAAAATATAATATTAGTCATGTTAGTTGTATTCGTAATATCTTTTGAGTTGAAAATACTCTAATAAAAAATAGTCACTTTCATATACCTGGCAAAAAGATATTATTAGAAAATAAGGGTACTACTAATAATTTATTAGCAATTGATGCTACAGAAATTCCAATTGAAAGAATTAAAAAAAACTAA
- a CDS encoding transposase family protein has protein sequence MFSGKKRQHSLKSQIIIDLFNNKIISVDFCYGSTHDYKLFLKSNTLINPKLELIADSGYQGLQNVHKNTLLPIKKSKNNPLNPDKKEYNSFLSKVRIVIEHVFARLKRFKILVYRYRNKIRRFGLRFNLISGIYNFELS, from the coding sequence TTATTTTCTGGTAAGAAAAGGCAACATTCATTAAAATCGCAAATAATTATTGATTTATTTAACAATAAAATTATTTCAGTAGATTTTTGTTATGGCAGTACTCATGATTATAAGTTATTTTTAAAATCAAATACACTTATAAATCCAAAATTAGAATTAATTGCCGATTCAGGATATCAAGGTTTGCAAAATGTTCATAAAAATACATTATTGCCAATTAAAAAGAGTAAAAATAATCCTTTAAATCCAGATAAAAAGGAATATAATAGCTTTTTAAGTAAAGTTAGAATTGTCATTGAACATGTTTTTGCTAGATTAAAAAGATTTAAAATACTAGTTTATCGTTATCGCAATAAGATTAGAAGATTTGGATTACGATTTAACTTAATTTCAGGAATATATAATTTTGAATTAAGCTAG